The Longimicrobium sp. genomic interval GGCCTGTACATCCTCCCGCTCGGCATCCCCATCCTTCCGCCGCCCACCATGGCGGCGTACTCGCGCGCGGCGCGGCTGGAGGAGGCGAACCGCAACAACCGCGGGGAGATGGAGCGCCTGCCGCAGGACTACGCCGACATGCTGGAGTGGGAAGACCAGGTGCGCCAGATCGCCCGCGTCTACCGTTCTTTGCCGCCGGAGAAGCGCGCGAAGGCCGTCATCTTCCCCGGCAACTACGGCGAGGCGGCGGCGGTGGACTTCTACGGCCCGCGCTACGGCCTGCCGCCCGCGGTCAGCGACGCGGGCACGTACTGGTTCTTCGGCCCGGGCCGCCTGCCGGGCGAGGTGCTGATCACCATCGGCAAGCCGGCCGGGGACCTGCGCCCGTATTTCCGCACCGTCACCAGCCATGGCTGGATCGACAACCCGTGGTGGGTCCGCGAGGAGCGCCACAACACCATTTACGTGGCCGAGGGTCCGCTGCCGTCGCTCGGCTCGCTCCAGGCGATCTGGCCGAAGCTTTCCGGACGGCAGTAGGGGAGGACGGGCGCCGCGCCTCCTCCCCATCGCTGGATCTCACGCGGAGCCGCGGAGACGCGGAGGTGGCTCGACATGCGTCTCCGCGCCTCCGCGTCTCCGCGTGAGATCAACCCGGCCTGGAGACGCGAAAAAGGTGGACGGACGGCGGATTGAAGCGATTTATCTTCGTGATTAGAATGGGTCGTCCTGCGCGGCCAGCGATCCGAACCCCGGGCCGCGCGTCCTGCTGCAAAGGAGTGGTGACGATGCGCAAGCTGAAGCTGGACCTGGACGCGCTCGACGTGACGTCGTTCGACGTGCGGGCCGCGGGCGGGAAGGCGGGCACGGTGGAAGGATACGCCACGACGTACACCAAGTACCCGTGCCGCTCCATCGACTCCGGATGCATCAGCGACCCGGGAACGTGCCCGAACACGTATTACTGCTACACCTCCATCTGCTGACGCGAAGCTCGCACGGAGGGAGGGATTGCGGAGGATGCCCGATCGTCCGCAGTCCCTCCGTTTTCTCCCGCAGTCCATTCCGGTCCGGCATACCCTTCTCCCCCGCCATCCGTTTGGCTACCGCTCGAACGCTCGTTCGGTTACGTTGGATGCGGGAGGCGGCGTGTCGTACCGCCTCCGGGAGGGAAGAGCGATGCACCACCACGTCGAGTTCCGCTGGGTCGCGCTCACGGCGCTCGCGGCGCTGGTCCTCGGCATCTTCCTCACGATGGGCTACGGGCTGATCGGCCTGGTGTTCCTGTTCCTGGCCGGCTCGCTCATCGGGGGGGCCATGATGTCGTACCTGCGCACGGCCTGAGCTCCGCCCCCGCCGCCTGGCCGGCGGCCCCGAGGTGAAGCCCGGACGACCGGCCCGCCGCCTCCCGCGCGGCGGGCCGGCACGGAGGGATCGCTGCGTCCACGCGCCGGCAGAGATGCCGGCGCGTCTTCGTTCCGCGGCGATGCCGGTGGGACAGGTCGAGCAGGTGCTGTCGCAGGTCACGTATCCAGGCACGAACAGCGCCGAACGAGATCACGGGTTCGTTCATCTTCGCGTCTCCAGCCCCGGCTGATCTCACGCGGAGCCGCGGAGACGCGGAGGTGGCTCGACATGCGCCTCCGCGTCTCCGCGCCTCCGCGTGAGACCCAAACCCGGCCTGGAGACGCGAAGAAGCAGAGAGCAGAGAGACGATCCTCTGTTTCTCTGCTTCTCCGCGTGGACCCTGTATTTTCGCGGTTCCGGTACCCGGCTCACGGCCCTCGGGGTGCCTTGGCAGCGTTGACCAGGCCGGCCACGCCGAGGCCGATCGCCACCGCGCCCAGGACGAAGATCACGGGGTCGCCGATGTAGCCCGGAGCCCCCCGGCCGCACTTGATGCAGAGGACGCCGCCCGGGGTGATGAGCAGCCCGCCGACCAGGATGAGCCAGGCCCACGCGAACACGTAGCCCCACCACCAGGGGCTGCGCTTCCCCTTCGTGATCAGGGCCCGCAGGTCGGGCATCACCCCGACGCGGTCGGCGGCCGGGTTCGCGCTGGCCGTGTTCAGGGCGGGGTTGCTCAGCAGGGTGCGCAGGTCGGCGGGCGAGTACCGGCCGGCGCCGCGCGCCACGCTCCACGACTGCATGAGCAGCGCGGCGCCGGTGATGATGGGCGAGGCGCCGGAGGTCCCCCCGAACGAGGTGGTGTACGTGTTCGTGGCGGTCCCCGTCCACCCGTCGCCCGTGGTGTCGATGTTCTGGCCCCAGGCGAAGCAGTCGATCCGGCTGCCGAAGTTCGAGAACCCCAGGCGCGTGTGCGGCGCGGCCGAGCTCGCGGCCCCCACCATGATGGCCCCCGAGTCGCGGAAGTCCGGGCTGCCACGGTTCAGGATCCGCTTGCCGCCCGAGGTCTGGAACGCGTCGAGGTCCACCGATCCGTTTCCGCCCGCCTCGACCACCACGACCCCCTGCGAGGTTGCGTACTGGATGGCGTCGAACACGGCCTGCTCCACCTCCACGGGAACGTAGCCGGCGGCGGTCGGATAGCTCGTCTGCGCCTCCAGCAGCAGGACGTCGCCCGCGGCCATCACGCCCACGGCGCTCAGGATGGCCTCGGCGGTGTTGTACGAGCCGCCCGGCCGCCACTGCGAGACCACGCGGGCCGTCACCGCGGGGGCGATCCCCACCCCGCCGATGGTGTTGTCGAC includes:
- a CDS encoding S8 family serine peptidase; this encodes MAMISDRSPPAEPLPADYRRRVVVKFRPGVSLPYSAAAADTLAEQQDGREWSALAAAYPGVALVPYFSSLPEAAVRDLDQRAPGTGKAATGFASYYAIETPAGAEPQRVAETVAAWPDVETAYVEAGPVPPPVNASDDPRNASQGYLDPAPAGIDARWAWLQTDGSAIGFVDLERGWTLNHEDLAAAGISIISGVSTDYHGHGTAVLGEVAAVDNTIGGVGIAPAVTARVVSQWRPGGSYNTAEAILSAVGVMAAGDVLLLEAQTSYPTAAGYVPVEVEQAVFDAIQYATSQGVVVVEAGGNGSVDLDAFQTSGGKRILNRGSPDFRDSGAIMVGAASSAAPHTRLGFSNFGSRIDCFAWGQNIDTTGDGWTGTATNTYTTSFGGTSGASPIITGAALLMQSWSVARGAGRYSPADLRTLLSNPALNTASANPAADRVGVMPDLRALITKGKRSPWWWGYVFAWAWLILVGGLLITPGGVLCIKCGRGAPGYIGDPVIFVLGAVAIGLGVAGLVNAAKAPRGP